The stretch of DNA CTTCGTCCAGCAGCTTGCGGAACATCTCAACGCCAGTACAGGTCGTCTTGACGGTGTCCTTGATGCCGACGATTTCCACTTCCTCGCCCACTTTCACCACGCCGCGCTCTACACGACCGGTCACCACGGTACCGCGACCAGAGATCGAGAACACGTCTTCGATCGGCATCAGGAAGGCGCCGTCGATGGCACGCTCCGGCTCAGGAATGTACTCGTCCAGGGTCTCTACCAGCTTCTGGACCGCCGGAGCGCCAATCTCGGACTGGTCACCTTCCAGCGCCTTCAGGGCAGAACCCTTGATGATCGGGGTGTCGTCGCCCGGGAAGTCGTAGGCGCTCAGCAGCTCACGCACTTCCATCTCAACCAGTTCCAGCAGCTCTTCGTCGTCTACCATGTCGGCCTTGTTCAGGAACACGACAATGTAGGGAACGCCAACCTGACGGGACAGCAGGATGTGCTCGCGGGTCTGCGGCATCGGGCCATCGGCAGCCGATACCACCAGAATCGCGCCGTCCATCTGCGCCGCACCGGTGATCATGTTCTTCACGTAATCAGCGTGACCCGGGCAGTCAACGTGCGCGTAGTGGCGCGTCGGGGAGTCGTACTCAACGTGAGAGGTAGCGATGGTAATACCGCGGGCACGCTCTTCCGGAGCGTTGTCGATCTGGTCGAACGCACGCGCTTCGCCAGTACCGAACGCTTCGTGACAGACCTTCGTCAGGGCTGCCGTCAGCGTGGTCTTGCCATGGTCAACGTGACCAATGGTGCCTACGTTCAAATGCGGTTTGCTACGTTCAAACTTT from Isoalcanivorax indicus encodes:
- the tuf gene encoding elongation factor Tu produces the protein MAKAKFERSKPHLNVGTIGHVDHGKTTLTAALTKVCHEAFGTGEARAFDQIDNAPEERARGITIATSHVEYDSPTRHYAHVDCPGHADYVKNMITGAAQMDGAILVVSAADGPMPQTREHILLSRQVGVPYIVVFLNKADMVDDEELLELVEMEVRELLSAYDFPGDDTPIIKGSALKALEGDQSEIGAPAVQKLVETLDEYIPEPERAIDGAFLMPIEDVFSISGRGTVVTGRVERGVVKVGEEVEIVGIKDTVKTTCTGVEMFRKLLDEGRAGENVGVLLRGTKRDDVERGQVLSKPGTIKPHTGFEAEVYVLSKEEGGRHTPFFNGYRPQFYFRTTDVTGACDLPEGVEMVMPGDNVKMTVKLIAPIAMEEGLRFAIREGGRTVGAGVVAKILE